The DNA window ACCCACTAATCCGAGGATTAAATTCCCAAACTACATACTCACCGTTATCTCTCTGGTGTACATCTGCACTTAAAAGGTCCTAGATGTTTGAGCTTTTCACCTATTGATATTCCAAGCTGAATTAAAGAATTATCTCTATAAGTTTTTATATGAAATGTTTCCCCAAAAATGTTTGAATAAGTTAACCATTCCCACAACGCTTACTGGTTTTAAACGTACATCATTAAAAACATGAATAGAGAGTATTGTTCACTATTTATGTACTCTTGAAACATAAGTTTTTCATCTTCAGGGATATCCATTGACTCCATTTCTTCAACGTCATATATTAATTGCTTCATGTTGTATAATAGATGTATACCAACACTTCTACTGCCTTTTCTTGGCTTTGCTATTATAGGAAATTTAATCAAACTTAATTCTATGTCCTGTTTAAGCTTTTCTTTTCTCAGTATATAAAATATGTCCTAGGAACCGGGATTTCATTTTTTGTACAAAATTCATAGGTCCACTATATTTATCCAAAACATATGTCCATTATCTTAGGGTCAGATATAATTGCCATAATATTATTTTCAGCAAGTTGGTCTTTATATTTGGCTAAAATAGGCAATTCTATATCATTAATTGATAGGATTCCCTTTATGTCGTTATTTTTACATATTTCTAAAAGTTTTGAATAATATTGAGAATCTTTAGCCATAGGTATCACAAAGGCTTTATCTGCATTTTGTAATGCCGGGGCATATCTTGTTACCTATCTGCAGCATATATGCAAATTCACCATTGGCGCTTTCTCTAAAGTGATCTATCAAGTAACCTCTTTGCCTAATACACTTTGTTATCAATATATTCATATATCTCTTCCATTCCTTTCATCTCTTGCACTGTCTCTTACCAAGCTCTCATAAATACTTTTTATTTTGCGTAAACTCGATTCCTTCTTCTTTAATAAATACTTTTTATTATTGTCTTGAAAATTATCATCATATCACAGACTTAGAGTTATATTGTCTACGTACTCAACATCTAAATTAAATTTATCTTTAACTAATAACGTCCGACCATGGACTTATTGCTTCCCAACCAGTTAGACCAGGTCTTACTTCAAGCGTGACATGACGCTTTTGGTGTTCATTATGTATAAAAGATAGATATTGTACTAGTAAAGGTCTTGGCCCTATAATACTCATATCGCACCTTTAAGTATATTAAGTAGCTCTGGAAGTTCATCTAATGATGTTGATCTTAGAACTTGCAAACTTAGTAAGCCTTACGCTATCTGGTAGCAACTTACCAAACTCATTTCTCTCATCTGTCATAGTTCTAAACTTATATAGAGTAAATATCTTCTCGTTTTAATCGGTCTTTCTTGTTTGAAAATTACTGGACTACCAAGTTTTTATTCTAACCATTACGGCCACGACCAACAAAACAGGGCTAAGTACTGTAATTGCTATCAAAGATAATATGAAATCCATTGGTCTTTTAAAAACATCTTCTATATAAACCA is part of the Proteiniborus sp. MB09-C3 genome and encodes:
- a CDS encoding sugar transferase; the protein is MSIIGPRPLLVQYLSFIHNEHQKRHVTLEVRPGLTGWEAISPWSDVIS
- a CDS encoding sugar transferase, whose protein sequence is MQVLRSTSLDELPELLNILKGAI